A DNA window from Sphingopyxis macrogoltabida contains the following coding sequences:
- a CDS encoding IS3-like element ISSpma3 family transposase (programmed frameshift), with product MKRLRFSEEQIIGVLKEAEAGAKTGELARRHGVSEATIYNWKAKYGGLEVSEAKRLRSLEDENAKLKRLLADSMLDNAALKDLLNKKMVTPAVQREAVAHLQACHGMSERRACRVTGADRKSMRYRSQRGDDAEVREKLRELAQQRRRFGYRRLHILLRREGVMINRKKTQRLYREEGLMVRRRRNRRRAIGARAPAPVLALPNQRWSLDFVHDQMASGRRFRVLNIVDDVTRECLRAVPDTSISGRRVVRELSDLIEERGRPGMIVSDNGTELTSNAVLAWCGEVGVEWHYIAPGKPMQNGYVESFNGRMRDELLNETLFLDLDHARTVIAAWAEDYNQSRPHSALGYETPAAFAAELHKQWPAQLRPSGSAAQAIAYTALMRNKAAGL from the exons ATGAAGCGTTTGAGGTTTTCGGAAGAGCAGATCATCGGGGTATTGAAGGAAGCGGAGGCGGGCGCGAAGACCGGCGAGCTGGCGCGGCGACACGGGGTGTCGGAAGCAACGATCTACAACTGGAAGGCCAAGTATGGCGGCCTGGAGGTGTCCGAGGCGAAGCGGCTGCGCTCGCTCGAGGACGAGAACGCGAAGCTGAAGCGGCTGCTTGCGGACTCGATGCTCGACAATGCGGCGCTGAAGGATCTTCTCA ACAAAAAAATGGTGACGCCCGCCGTTCAGCGGGAAGCGGTCGCCCATCTCCAGGCTTGCCATGGGATGAGCGAGCGGCGGGCGTGCCGTGTCACAGGGGCCGATCGGAAGAGCATGCGCTACCGGTCGCAGCGTGGTGACGATGCCGAGGTTCGGGAGAAGCTGCGCGAGCTGGCGCAGCAGCGTCGCCGGTTCGGTTATCGACGCCTGCATATCCTGCTGCGCCGGGAGGGCGTGATGATCAACAGGAAGAAGACTCAGCGCCTGTATCGGGAGGAAGGACTGATGGTCCGACGAAGACGTAACCGGCGCCGGGCGATCGGTGCTCGGGCGCCCGCACCGGTGCTGGCGCTACCGAACCAGCGGTGGAGCCTCGACTTCGTGCATGATCAGATGGCGTCAGGCCGGCGGTTCCGGGTGCTCAACATCGTCGACGACGTGACGCGGGAGTGCCTGCGCGCGGTGCCCGACACGTCGATCTCCGGGCGCCGGGTCGTGCGCGAGCTCAGCGATCTGATCGAGGAACGCGGCAGGCCGGGGATGATCGTCAGCGACAACGGGACCGAGCTGACATCGAACGCGGTGCTCGCATGGTGCGGTGAGGTCGGCGTCGAGTGGCATTATATCGCACCCGGCAAGCCGATGCAGAACGGCTATGTCGAGAGCTTCAATGGCCGGATGCGTGATGAGCTTCTGAACGAGACGCTGTTCCTCGACCTCGACCATGCCCGCACAGTGATCGCGGCCTGGGCCGAAGATTACAACCAGTCGCGGCCGCACTCGGCACTTGGATATGAGACACCGGCGGCGTTCGCCGCCGAACTGCATAAGCAATGGCCTGCGCAGCTACGCCCTTCGGGCTCCGCTGCGCAGGCCATTGCTTACACCGCGCTCATGCGCAACAAAGCTGCTGGGCTCTAA
- a CDS encoding ribonucleotide-diphosphate reductase subunit beta, which yields MPLLEARKTYKPFEYPWAFDFWKRQQQIHWVPEEVPLGEDCRDWAQKISDHERNLLTQIFRFFTQADIEVQDCYHEKYGSVFKPTEIKMMLTAFSNMETVHIAAYSHLLDTIGMPESEYGMFLEYDEMRAKHDYMQQFGVENDEDIARTLAMFGGFTEGLQLFASFAMLMNFPRFNKMKGMGQIVSWSIRDESLHCEGIIKLFHTFTKERGCLTKAVKEDIIDTCQKTVRLEDAFIDLAFEQGPVPGMTPKEIKRYIRYIADWRLGQLGFQPIYMIDEHPLPWLAPLLNGVEHANFFETRATEYSKGATRGDWNTVWTSFDNRKKAKTSDDAPAADAENDGEDMFAKAGIAAE from the coding sequence ATGCCATTGCTGGAAGCCCGCAAGACCTACAAGCCCTTCGAATATCCGTGGGCGTTCGATTTCTGGAAGCGCCAGCAGCAGATCCACTGGGTGCCCGAGGAAGTGCCGCTGGGCGAGGATTGCCGCGACTGGGCGCAGAAGATCAGCGATCACGAACGCAATTTGCTCACCCAGATTTTCCGCTTCTTCACCCAGGCCGATATCGAGGTGCAGGATTGCTACCACGAAAAATATGGCAGCGTGTTCAAGCCGACCGAGATCAAGATGATGCTGACCGCGTTCAGCAACATGGAAACGGTGCATATCGCGGCATACAGCCACCTGCTCGACACCATCGGCATGCCCGAGAGCGAATATGGCATGTTCCTCGAATATGACGAGATGCGCGCCAAGCACGACTATATGCAGCAGTTCGGCGTCGAAAATGACGAGGATATCGCGCGCACCCTCGCGATGTTCGGCGGCTTTACCGAGGGGCTCCAGCTTTTCGCCAGCTTCGCGATGCTGATGAACTTCCCGCGCTTCAACAAGATGAAGGGCATGGGCCAGATCGTGAGCTGGTCGATCCGCGACGAAAGCCTCCACTGCGAAGGCATCATCAAGCTGTTCCACACCTTCACCAAGGAACGCGGCTGCCTGACCAAGGCGGTGAAGGAAGACATCATCGACACCTGCCAGAAGACGGTGCGGCTCGAGGATGCGTTCATCGACCTCGCCTTCGAACAGGGCCCCGTCCCCGGCATGACGCCGAAGGAGATCAAGCGCTACATCCGCTACATCGCCGACTGGCGCCTGGGTCAGCTCGGCTTCCAGCCGATCTACATGATCGACGAACACCCCCTCCCCTGGCTCGCCCCGCTGCTCAACGGCGTCGAGCACGCCAACTTCTTCGAAACGCGCGCCACCGAATATTCGAAGGGCGCGACGCGCGGCGACTGGAACACCGTGTGGACCAGCTTCGACAACCGCAAGAAAGCCAAGACCAGCGACGACGCCCCGGCGGCCGACGCCGAGAACGACGGCGAGGACATGTTCGCCAAAGCCGGCATCGCGGCGGAGTAA
- a CDS encoding endonuclease domain-containing protein, protein MRTYRNQPSGTVSRARTLRKDATDAEKRMWRALRETFPALKWRRQVPIGPYFADFFSFAAKLVIEVDGGQHADAASHDARRTEFLQAQGLTVLRFWNNDVLANTEGVMTQISLSLRAREGATKLRKGEGDQSPASNRHTPSPSQG, encoded by the coding sequence ATGCGAACCTATCGCAATCAACCCTCCGGCACCGTCTCCCGCGCCCGGACATTGCGCAAGGACGCCACCGACGCCGAAAAGCGGATGTGGCGCGCGCTACGTGAAACCTTCCCAGCCCTCAAATGGCGGCGGCAGGTTCCGATCGGCCCCTATTTCGCCGATTTCTTCAGCTTCGCTGCGAAGCTGGTGATCGAGGTGGACGGCGGCCAGCATGCGGACGCGGCATCGCACGACGCCCGCCGCACCGAATTTCTGCAGGCGCAGGGCCTCACCGTCCTGCGCTTCTGGAACAATGACGTCCTCGCCAACACCGAAGGCGTTATGACCCAAATCTCCCTCTCCCTTCGGGCGAGGGAAGGAGCAACGAAGTTGCGGAAGGGTGAGGGCGACCAATCGCCAGCATCCAACCGCCATACACCCTCACCCTCCCAAGGCTGA
- a CDS encoding ribonucleoside-diphosphate reductase subunit alpha, protein MDFRETERVETSDVATVELTKNDAPAAPESKGESAPESPPAAKLNDSSEPKVHARRFEVTTDSSRDALLTDFGKETLQDRYLLPGESYQDLFARVASAYADDQDHAQRLYDYISKLWFMPATPVLSNGGTGRGLPISCYLNSVDDSLEGIVGTWNENVWLASRGGGIGTYWGAVRGIGEPVGLNGKTSGIIPFVRVMDSLTLAISQGSLRRGSAACYLDISHPEIEEFLEVRKPSGDFNRKALNLHHGVLITDEFMEAVRDGAEFNLRSPKDQSVRGTVDARGLFQKLVETRLATGEPYIIFIDQVNRMMPKHHRDLGLKVTTSNLCSEITLPTGRDHLGNDRTAVCCLSSLNLETWDEWNGDKRFIEDVMRMLDNVLQDYIDRAPPEMARAKYSASRERSVGLGVMGFHSFLQARGLPFEGAMAKSSNLRVFKHIRAQVDQASMLLANERGPCPDAADQGVMERFSCKMAIAPTASISIICGGTSACIEPIPANIYTHKTLSGSFSIRNPHLEALLVDKAKNSDNIWNSILEKGGSVQHLDFLTQDEKDCYKTSFEIDQRWLLELAADRTPYIDQAASLNLFIPADVEKWDLLMLHYRAWELGIKSLYYLRSKSVQRAGFAGGVEADNTPEAAKFELSAESTDYDECLACQ, encoded by the coding sequence ATGGATTTTCGGGAAACGGAACGGGTGGAGACGAGCGACGTGGCGACGGTGGAACTGACAAAGAATGACGCTCCGGCGGCACCCGAATCGAAGGGCGAATCGGCTCCCGAATCGCCTCCCGCCGCCAAGCTCAACGACAGCAGCGAGCCCAAGGTTCACGCGCGCCGGTTCGAAGTGACCACCGACAGCAGCCGCGACGCGCTGCTCACCGATTTCGGCAAGGAAACGCTGCAGGACCGCTATCTCCTGCCCGGCGAATCGTACCAGGATCTCTTCGCGCGCGTCGCGTCGGCCTATGCCGACGATCAGGATCACGCGCAGCGCCTCTACGACTATATCTCGAAGCTGTGGTTCATGCCCGCCACCCCCGTTCTCTCGAACGGCGGCACCGGCCGCGGCCTCCCTATCTCCTGCTACCTCAATTCGGTCGACGACAGCCTCGAAGGCATCGTCGGCACGTGGAACGAGAATGTCTGGCTCGCCAGCCGCGGCGGCGGCATCGGCACTTACTGGGGCGCGGTGCGCGGCATCGGCGAACCCGTCGGTTTGAACGGCAAGACCAGCGGCATCATCCCCTTCGTCCGCGTCATGGACAGCCTCACCCTCGCGATCAGCCAAGGCTCGCTCCGCCGCGGTTCGGCCGCCTGCTACCTCGATATCTCGCACCCCGAGATCGAGGAATTCCTCGAGGTCCGCAAACCCTCGGGCGACTTCAACCGCAAGGCACTGAACCTCCACCACGGCGTGCTGATCACCGACGAGTTCATGGAGGCCGTCCGCGACGGCGCCGAATTCAACCTGCGCAGCCCGAAGGACCAGAGCGTCCGCGGCACCGTCGATGCGCGCGGGCTGTTCCAGAAGCTCGTCGAAACGCGCCTCGCGACCGGCGAGCCCTACATCATCTTCATCGATCAGGTGAACCGCATGATGCCGAAGCATCATCGCGACCTCGGGCTCAAGGTCACCACCTCGAACCTCTGCTCGGAAATCACCCTGCCCACCGGCCGCGACCATCTCGGCAACGATCGCACAGCGGTCTGCTGCCTCTCCTCCTTGAACCTCGAAACCTGGGACGAGTGGAACGGCGACAAGCGCTTCATCGAAGACGTCATGCGCATGCTCGACAATGTCCTGCAGGACTATATCGACCGCGCCCCGCCCGAAATGGCGCGCGCCAAATATAGCGCCAGTCGCGAACGCTCGGTCGGCCTCGGCGTCATGGGCTTCCACAGCTTCCTGCAGGCGCGCGGCCTGCCGTTCGAGGGCGCGATGGCGAAATCGTCGAACCTGCGCGTCTTCAAGCATATCCGCGCGCAGGTCGATCAGGCGTCGATGCTGCTCGCCAACGAGCGCGGCCCCTGCCCCGACGCCGCCGATCAGGGCGTGATGGAGCGCTTTTCGTGCAAGATGGCGATCGCGCCGACCGCGTCGATCAGCATCATCTGCGGCGGCACCAGCGCGTGCATCGAGCCGATCCCGGCGAACATCTACACGCACAAGACGCTCTCGGGCAGCTTCTCGATCCGCAACCCGCATCTCGAGGCGCTGCTCGTCGACAAGGCAAAGAACAGCGACAATATCTGGAACTCGATCCTCGAAAAGGGTGGCAGCGTCCAGCACCTCGACTTCCTGACGCAGGACGAGAAGGACTGCTACAAGACCAGCTTCGAGATCGACCAGCGCTGGCTGCTCGAACTCGCCGCCGACCGCACGCCGTACATCGATCAGGCGGCGTCGCTGAACCTCTTCATCCCCGCCGACGTCGAGAAGTGGGACCTGCTCATGCTCCACTATCGCGCGTGGGAACTCGGCATCAAATCGCTCTATTATCTCCGCTCGAAATCGGTGCAGCGCGCCGGCTTCGCGGGCGGAGTCGAGGCCGACAACACGCCCGAAGCGGCGAAGTTCGAACTCAGCGCCGAGAGCACCGATTACGACGAGTGCCTGGCATGCCAGTAA
- a CDS encoding EAL domain-containing protein, which yields MFKLGNKMIVSWRTFGLSLLLSVIVGVTGVALPIDRVVESALGSIAWRPVSGETVVVAVDDKTLAAVDDQDFTAANHAQLIRAIDKAGVHRLFVDFSYERRVRDPGFGEMAAAVKAMEDRIILAVPSANFGGTEAEGAVWPDARLGNRAQKAFIGWEYGFWQVWKVPMAVRADGRVLPSFAAVMAGHPREQPRQFAIDYSYDTETVTRYSAIDVISGKVGAAQLHGKDVIFAPASTASPDQHYLPGHNKIPGAYIHLIAGETLKRGMPVDIGWLPPLLAAAIILLAALMFDRGRWYSRAAFGVIGVTAAAKIFLTVSLVSVEIGAAAFFIAALGANVSRKRRHFSAQRENPVSGLPNFEALRTQQPFGSATIIAAKLVNFEDLAAFLPGEGSQQMVDQVARRLTLACHGTQLHHDLDGTFAWLVPYYQHSQIEGHLAGLAALFNAPLTIGELRVDVAIAFGVNDEFEGSNAQRLAAALVAAEKSVRSRALWTKYSPRQKEDAGWQLSFHSQLEDALTGGDIWVAFQPQYEIASGKLVGVEALARWTHPTRGPIPPDEFIVQAEKSQDIYRLTLFVMDQAIRSTAQLHARGFKIHMSVNLSATLLDHSDLVGTIRVMLTAHHLSPEWLTIEITETAQIENSRQARQTLAQLRRSGIRLSIDDYGTGQSNLEYLTEIEADEIKIDKRFVMTMRDSQRNFEVVKSTIDLAHRLGAIAVAEGIEDRETMTLLEGLGCDVGQGYHLGKPQLFSELSANLSTAPHSRSA from the coding sequence GTGTTCAAGCTCGGCAACAAGATGATCGTCAGCTGGCGAACCTTCGGGCTGTCGTTGCTGCTCAGCGTCATCGTCGGTGTTACCGGCGTGGCGCTACCGATCGATCGCGTCGTCGAAAGCGCCCTCGGCAGCATCGCCTGGCGGCCGGTTTCCGGCGAAACCGTCGTGGTTGCGGTCGACGACAAGACGCTCGCGGCGGTCGACGATCAGGATTTCACCGCCGCCAACCACGCCCAGCTGATCCGCGCCATCGACAAGGCGGGCGTCCACCGCCTGTTCGTCGACTTTTCCTATGAGCGCCGGGTCAGGGATCCGGGCTTCGGCGAAATGGCGGCCGCAGTGAAGGCCATGGAAGACCGCATCATACTCGCCGTTCCGTCGGCGAATTTCGGCGGCACCGAAGCCGAGGGTGCGGTCTGGCCCGACGCCCGCCTCGGCAACCGCGCACAGAAAGCGTTCATCGGCTGGGAATATGGGTTCTGGCAGGTCTGGAAGGTGCCGATGGCGGTGCGCGCCGACGGCCGGGTGCTGCCCAGCTTCGCCGCCGTCATGGCTGGCCACCCCCGCGAACAGCCCCGGCAATTCGCCATCGATTATTCCTACGACACCGAAACGGTGACCCGCTACAGCGCGATCGACGTCATCTCGGGCAAGGTCGGGGCCGCGCAATTGCACGGCAAGGATGTCATTTTCGCGCCCGCCTCGACGGCGTCGCCCGACCAGCATTATCTGCCGGGTCACAACAAGATTCCCGGCGCCTATATCCACCTGATCGCGGGCGAGACGCTCAAGCGCGGGATGCCCGTCGATATCGGCTGGCTCCCGCCGCTGCTCGCGGCCGCCATCATCCTGCTCGCCGCCCTGATGTTCGATCGCGGCCGCTGGTACAGCCGCGCCGCCTTCGGCGTGATCGGCGTAACCGCGGCCGCGAAAATCTTCCTGACCGTGTCGCTGGTCTCGGTCGAGATCGGCGCCGCGGCCTTTTTCATCGCCGCGCTCGGCGCCAACGTCTCGCGCAAGCGCCGCCATTTCTCGGCCCAGCGCGAAAACCCGGTATCGGGCCTGCCCAATTTCGAGGCGCTGCGCACCCAGCAGCCGTTCGGCAGCGCAACGATCATCGCTGCGAAGCTCGTCAATTTCGAGGATCTCGCCGCCTTCCTCCCCGGCGAGGGCAGCCAGCAGATGGTCGACCAGGTCGCCCGCCGCCTGACGCTCGCTTGCCACGGCACGCAGCTCCATCACGATCTCGACGGCACCTTCGCCTGGCTCGTTCCCTATTATCAGCACAGCCAGATCGAGGGGCATCTCGCGGGGCTTGCCGCGCTGTTCAACGCGCCGCTGACGATCGGCGAACTGCGCGTCGACGTCGCAATCGCCTTCGGCGTCAATGACGAGTTCGAGGGCTCGAACGCCCAGCGGCTCGCCGCGGCGCTCGTCGCCGCCGAAAAATCGGTGCGCAGCCGCGCCTTGTGGACCAAATATTCGCCGCGCCAGAAGGAAGACGCCGGCTGGCAGCTCAGCTTCCACTCGCAGCTCGAGGACGCGCTCACCGGCGGCGACATCTGGGTCGCCTTCCAGCCGCAATATGAAATCGCCTCGGGCAAGCTCGTCGGGGTCGAGGCCCTCGCGCGCTGGACGCACCCGACGCGCGGACCGATTCCGCCCGACGAGTTCATCGTCCAGGCCGAAAAAAGCCAGGACATCTACCGCCTCACCCTGTTCGTCATGGATCAGGCGATCCGCTCGACGGCACAGCTCCACGCGCGCGGCTTCAAGATCCACATGTCGGTCAACCTGTCGGCGACGCTGCTCGACCACAGCGACCTCGTCGGCACGATCCGCGTTATGCTGACCGCGCATCATCTGTCGCCCGAATGGCTGACGATCGAGATCACCGAGACCGCGCAGATCGAAAATAGCCGCCAGGCGCGCCAGACGCTCGCCCAGCTTCGCCGTTCGGGCATCCGTCTGTCGATCGACGATTATGGCACTGGCCAGTCGAACCTCGAATATCTGACCGAGATCGAGGCCGACGAGATCAAGATCGACAAGCGTTTCGTGATGACGATGCGCGATTCGCAGCGCAACTTCGAAGTCGTCAAATCGACGATCGACCTCGCGCACCGTCTTGGTGCCATCGCCGTCGCCGAAGGCATCGAGGATCGCGAAACCATGACCCTGCTCGAAGGGCTCGGATGCGACGTTGGCCAAGGGTATCATCTTGGAAAGCCGCAGCTATTTTCCGAGCTTTCGGCCAATCTCTCGACCGCTCCCCACAGCCGCTCGGCATAA
- a CDS encoding BlaI/MecI/CopY family transcriptional regulator, which yields MLSSLPPREREIVDVLYERGASTVTEIGEALSDALSGSAIRAMLKRLEAKGFVAREQSERGFVYAPSVSDKTARKSALSQVVRVFFNGSATSAAAALLGMQDEMSASELDELEKLIAGAREGRAK from the coding sequence ATGTTGTCCAGTTTGCCGCCGCGGGAACGCGAGATTGTCGATGTTCTGTACGAGCGCGGTGCCTCGACGGTGACAGAGATCGGCGAGGCGCTGTCCGACGCGCTGTCGGGTTCGGCGATCCGCGCGATGCTGAAACGGCTCGAGGCCAAAGGCTTCGTGGCGCGCGAACAGTCGGAACGCGGTTTCGTCTATGCGCCGAGCGTATCGGACAAGACGGCGCGCAAATCGGCGCTGAGTCAGGTGGTGCGGGTCTTTTTCAACGGATCGGCGACCAGCGCCGCGGCGGCGCTGCTCGGCATGCAGGACGAGATGAGCGCATCCGAACTCGACGAACTGGAAAAGCTGATCGCCGGCGCGCGCGAAGGGAGGGCAAAGTGA
- a CDS encoding M56 family metallopeptidase — MITAATLIGLAWKSALVAGLTLLLLRLVRSRSAGERSLIAHAGLAALLALPLATLLLPQWQPLPADWAIAEPAPAAASTTKITGGSAVDPASSATASVPVVEDPAGSPSITLPSFADLAPGLYALPLALLAGLMGIAVLRLFAMRGRADVLVESSWLSALAEAQRRMGFKHGTALLVSDELRSPISWGVLRPTIVLSPKAVAAVGEAEAIIAHELAHVARLDWAKLLAARLACALFWFNPLVWMLARESHQLREEAADDAVLMADIDGPDYATLLVGAARHDNKATLIAAHGVAPAKGSLKRRITRVLDGSLKRGPASAGWILMSLVVLAGITAPLAAFSATAETKVADETHAMAFVAQQSAIRSMQSAMTAKDLTDVETRDVDTGAAPAAEPLRADDLVGMRAVGVTPEYVEKLREHGGSMDPDDIIAAKATGVDPAYIGSMRAILPGADFGDLVGAKQVGIDAAFARDMKEHFPGVDLDDLIALKAMGVDCDFVTDMRKAGVRLRDPDDAIELRATGMHPRGRGAKRSIVSKDGATVRFGPGPVIEARSADGRVARIEVPEAPAATRPPVPPAPPGT; from the coding sequence ATGATCACCGCAGCAACCCTGATCGGACTCGCATGGAAATCGGCGCTCGTCGCCGGATTGACGCTGTTGCTGCTGCGCCTCGTGCGCTCGCGGTCGGCGGGTGAGCGTTCGCTGATCGCGCACGCCGGGCTTGCCGCGTTGCTGGCGCTGCCGTTGGCGACGCTGCTGCTGCCGCAGTGGCAGCCGCTTCCCGCGGACTGGGCGATCGCAGAGCCGGCGCCCGCTGCGGCGAGCACCACGAAGATAACGGGGGGATCGGCGGTCGATCCGGCCTCTTCCGCCACGGCTTCAGTCCCTGTCGTGGAGGATCCGGCCGGATCGCCGTCGATCACATTGCCCTCATTCGCCGACCTCGCGCCCGGGCTCTATGCCCTGCCGCTCGCGTTGCTCGCCGGCCTGATGGGAATCGCGGTGCTGCGCCTGTTCGCGATGCGCGGCCGCGCCGACGTGCTCGTCGAATCGTCGTGGCTCTCGGCGCTCGCCGAGGCGCAACGGCGGATGGGGTTCAAACATGGGACCGCATTGCTGGTGAGCGATGAGCTGCGTTCGCCGATCAGCTGGGGCGTGCTGCGCCCGACGATCGTGCTGAGCCCGAAGGCGGTGGCGGCGGTCGGCGAGGCCGAGGCGATCATCGCGCACGAACTTGCGCATGTTGCCCGGCTCGACTGGGCAAAGCTGCTCGCTGCGCGGCTGGCCTGCGCGCTGTTCTGGTTCAACCCGCTGGTGTGGATGCTGGCGCGCGAGAGCCATCAGCTCCGCGAGGAAGCGGCCGACGACGCCGTGCTGATGGCCGACATCGACGGTCCCGATTATGCGACGCTGCTGGTCGGCGCGGCGCGGCACGACAACAAGGCAACGCTGATCGCGGCGCACGGCGTCGCCCCGGCCAAGGGCAGCCTGAAGCGCCGGATCACGCGGGTGCTCGACGGCAGCCTGAAACGCGGTCCGGCAAGCGCGGGCTGGATCTTGATGAGCCTGGTTGTGCTGGCCGGGATCACCGCGCCGCTCGCCGCCTTTTCGGCGACGGCGGAAACAAAGGTGGCGGACGAAACCCATGCCATGGCCTTCGTCGCACAGCAGTCGGCGATACGGTCGATGCAGTCGGCCATGACGGCGAAAGACCTGACCGACGTGGAAACGAGGGACGTGGATACGGGGGCCGCTCCCGCCGCAGAGCCGCTCCGCGCCGACGATCTGGTCGGCATGCGCGCAGTCGGCGTCACCCCCGAATATGTCGAGAAGCTGCGCGAGCATGGCGGGTCGATGGACCCCGACGACATCATCGCCGCGAAGGCGACCGGGGTCGACCCCGCCTATATCGGATCGATGCGCGCGATCCTGCCGGGCGCCGATTTCGGCGATCTGGTCGGGGCGAAGCAGGTTGGGATCGACGCTGCCTTTGCCCGCGACATGAAGGAGCATTTCCCCGGGGTCGATCTCGACGACCTGATCGCGCTCAAGGCGATGGGGGTCGATTGCGACTTCGTGACCGACATGCGCAAGGCCGGCGTCCGGCTGCGCGATCCCGACGACGCGATCGAACTGCGCGCGACGGGCATGCATCCGCGGGGCAGGGGCGCGAAACGGAGCATCGTGTCGAAGGACGGCGCCACCGTCCGCTTCGGCCCCGGCCCGGTGATCGAAGCGCGCAGCGCCGACGGCCGCGTCGCGCGGATCGAAGTCCCCGAAGCGCCGGCCGCGACGCGTCCGCCGGTACCCCCCGCGCCGCCGGGCACCTGA